A single Triticum dicoccoides isolate Atlit2015 ecotype Zavitan chromosome 2A, WEW_v2.0, whole genome shotgun sequence DNA region contains:
- the LOC119355184 gene encoding protein EI24 homolog codes for MERARQSTYTVIHFNSQICRRMRRSLILFGSTQGTIRIPFSYFPTPVCHFSYSSLLCHLMFVPSLLQNIVESGHREVQWIPFLLRFCIKGIIFYSSDQHQSPDFVMNDPGFLFRVPFHEYLFKIVLVLYSLLTLKSVVIPTLLWILPEQCDQSWGQHLCDHTTAVALYSFLRSGLVEIFYVFWFYPLYIFSFIISTLWYGDIAKHALAVVKSKKLDASQASDSDPHSTSVSADRPEGFDGVAIGVGEQVYSILLLTIFFAEVTVIGYIPYLGKAMNFMLLSLMYAYYCFEYKWNFFAVSLNHRLDFFESNWAFFAGFGSPCVLPIFFFSPLTSYVVMAILYPLFVMTAAGTQEEQTIDELKSLHGGKLNRIPLFFVAKRLTTQALQLFPEAQKEQ; via the exons atggaaagggctaggcaatccacatatacagtTATACACTTCAACAGCCAGATCTGCCGCCGAATGAGACGTAGCTTGATTCTGTTTGGATCTACGCAGGGCACAATAAGAATTCCGTTTTCTTATTTCCCTACTCCTGTTTGTCACTTCAGTtactccagtttactttgtcatttGATGTTTGTTCCGTCATTATTGCAAAATATAGTGGAATCTGGCCACAGGGAGGTTCAATGGATTCCTTTTTTACTTCGTTTCTGTATTAAGGGAATTATATTCTACAGTTCTGATCAGCACCAGTCTCCTGATTTTGTTATGAATGATCCTGGTTTTCTCTTCCGTGTCCCATTCCATGAATACCTATTTAAAATAGTTCTTGTTCTTTATAGCTTGCTAACCTTGAAATCAGTGGTCATTCCAACTCTTCTATGGATACTGCCCGAGCAATGCGATCAATCATGGGGACAACATCTATGTGATCACACAACAGCTGTTGCCTTGTATTCGTTCTTACGTTCGGGGCTTGTCGAGATTTTCTAT GTATTTTGGTTTTATCCCCTCTACATCTTCAGCTTTATAATAAGTACACTCTG GTATGGTGACATTGCTAAGCATGCTTTGGCTGTTGTGAAAAGTAAGAAGCTGGATGCAAGTCAAGCATCTGACTCTGACCCTCACAGCACATCTGTATCAGCAGATAGGCCTGAAGGATTTGATGG GGTTGCGATTGGTGTTGGAGAGCAGGTCTATTCGATACTTCTTTTGACTATTTTCTTTGCTGAG GTTACAGTGATTGGTTACATACCTTACCTTGGTAAGGCAATGAACTTCATGTTACTGTCTTTGATGTATGCCTACTACTGCTTCGA GTACAAGTGGAACTTCTTTGCAGTGAGCCTGAACCACCGGCTTGATTTCTTTGAGTCAAATTGGGCTTTCTTTGCCGGATTTG GTAGTCCATGTGTACTTCCGATTTTCTTCTTCTCTCCTCTTACAAGTTATGTTGTGATGGCAATACTATACCCACTG TTTGTCATGACAGCTGCTGGTACACAAGAAGAGCAAACCATTGATGAACTGAAATCTTTGCATGGAGGGAAACTGAATAGAATACCCTTGTTCTTTGTCGCGAAGCGACTAAc GACGCAAGCGCTGCAGTTGTTCCCAGAGGCACAAAAGGAGCAATGA